A DNA window from Salvelinus alpinus chromosome 39, SLU_Salpinus.1, whole genome shotgun sequence contains the following coding sequences:
- the LOC139566929 gene encoding snaclec rhodocetin subunit beta-like, producing MMKVLPILAMMLLGTSAMVLNSLNSTEPKRVSGKVKDFLHCPGHSTWYKLGSKCVKHFKQKLDFQSAEDFCHSQKDKAHLISIHSALENDNVDVFAQRFSRNSPRIWLGGFTVSNPLQPHRYLWTDGSPMNYYSWLQNPRQPSGDGQCMEMNWQGKGDWNDKPCSQTNYFLCAFIPGEREETKGGEEEEGTVEKGSGRFII from the exons ATGATGAAGGTCCTACCCATTCTGGCCATGATGCTACTCGGGACGTCTGCCATGGTGCTCAATAGTCTAAACTCCACAG AACCTAAGCGGGTCTCTGGGAAGGTCAAGGACTTTCTTCATTGTCCTGGCCATTCTACCTGGTATAAACTGGGGTCCAAATGTGTTAAGCACTTCAAGCAAAAATTGGACTTTCAATCTGCTGAG GATTTCTGCCACTCTCAAAAGGACAAAGCTCATCTGATATCAATCCACTCTGCCCTGGAGAACGACAACGTGGATGTTTTTGCTCAGAGGTTCAGCAGAAATTCCCCTCGCATCTGGCTTGGCGGTTTCACAGTATCCAACCCTCTTCAG CCTCACCGCTACCTCTGGACTGATGGGTCCCCCATGAACTACTATTCCTGGCTTCAAAACCCCAGGCAGCCATCTGGTGACGGACAGTGCATGGAAATGAACTGGCAAG GAAAAGGGGATTGGAATGATAAGCCGTGCAGCCAAACCAATTACTTTCTGTGTGCCTTCATACCTGGTGAAAGAGAGGAAacgaaaggaggagaagaagaagaggggacTGTGGAAAAAGGGAGTGGGAGGTTTATCATTTAA